CTGGTCCCAGCAGCCCTAGGAAAGCCTCCGGACTGCAGCCTCACGGCAGTCCCGTAAGTGGTGGCCTGAGAGACTAAGCCATTTGTGTGGTTGCCTGGGTTTTGGAGTGGCAGCCTAAGCCAGAGGGTGGCTGGAAACCTGGCCCATGACTGCGAGAGAGACGTGCCATCCCTCCAGGGAGCAcatcagagcagctgctgctcaccagCTGCGGCAGGGTCACAactctcccctccccaggggcCTCCACGCAGGGCTCGAGCGCCTCTGCCCAGCTGGTGCGGTGGGAATGGCTGCGTTTGCAGAGCCTTCCCCCGGCTCCGGCGCTGTGCGGCACAGGATTAGCTGCTGCGTGGCTgcggtggcagcagcagccgcggtGGCCTCGCCGCATGCTGATGAGCAGCGAGCGTCGCGCTGTCTCTGGTGGATTCTTGCATACAGTTCCTGGGACAGGGAACCAGAGGCGCTCGCCCCACCAAACAGGTGTGGTGGCAGGTCTCCTCCATACGCTCAGCTGGCAAGGCCACAGCTGGAAACTCTGAGGTGCCTCCACCATAGAGGTTGGGGAGTGCTCCCTGCTGACACCCACTTGCCACAAGGCCAGGCAGACATGCTGTGGGCGTGAAACACCTGGTCAGGTTTCTCAGCCAGCACTTAAAAGCCACAGATAGATGTGGACATGAGCCCTTCCTTATCACCATCACTCAGAAACCACACACAGTCCTCCAGCAATGTTCGCCACCAGCACTGGggctccccagctctgcaggatgGCAGGACATGACATCTCCCCTAAATTTTTCAGGCGCTGGGTAGAGCTCAGACACCATACGGGTCCTACAATTGGTTTATTAGTCTAGTAAAAACAAGGCTGCAAAGGGATGTGTTCACTACACCTGACACAGGGAGGAACTGCAGGCTCTGCCAGGCCTGGCCAAGCCTGCACAGGAATCCTGCCCAGtgtccctcccaccccacccttCTGTCCCCTTattgcagtggctgtgccagtggTGACCATGGCTATTGCTCGGCTCTAGGGTAGGCAAGGCAGAGCCCTCCAAAACCCACAGCacctgctggcagggcaggagatgCAGCAGCCAGGCTTGAGGACAAGCCAGACCACTGGCAtccctccccagagagccactGTGATCCCCAGGGAACAGTTGGGGTCAAAGAACCTTCAATGCTATTTTTCTGAGCACTTTCATATCCCCATGTCTCCCACCTCCCCAGGAAAAAGCCACACCAGGCTGCTGCCAGCGGGGATGGGGATGCCAACAAGGGCATGTCTGCTGCTCGCAGTCTGGTCAAATCCCACTGGCTGgcctctgctgggagggaaggcaggagggaaggcagggacACACACCCAGTGAGGAGGAGGGCCATTTGCCTAGTAGAGTTAATACTAATGCTGGAGGGGACTGAGACAGACTGGGCAGGATTGGGCAGACCACACAGACCCTGTTGTGCCTCATCAAACTGGCTGCTTGAGCAGACATGTGCCAAGTGCCATCCTGAGGCTGGGGACACATGGTACCCAAGGACCACTCCCAAACATCTGGACTGGTAACACCCCGCTctgccagcaggaccaggactgCTCAGGTGCCCCTAGGCACACCCCACCACTGAACAGCCAGTCTCCTTGAAGAAaagtgctgtgccagccctgttGCCTCCCCTCTCTGAGCCTCCAACTGGCCTTGCTCAGGTCTGCAATGTGGTGGCCACTGTCCCATGCCCACAGGCTCCTCCCAAGCGTGGGTGCACAGGAAGAcaaggctgctgctgtgctcGCTGGCCTCTGGGACAGGCACGATTGTCCCTGGAGCACATCCCCATCTGTTGTCTCTCTATCCCCATGATCACTCTGGGCAGTTACAGGAACTTCGCACACCAAAGGCAAAGGACTGTGTCCCCCATTGCACCCCCTGCAAGCAGCTTGGTGTTCCCTCTGCTTTCATCCTGACTGGTCCAGCACCCCAGTCCAGCTCAACCATCCAGACTGGTGCAACTCCTTCAGCACAGCCGGGTACAGAAATCCCCAGGCAGATCAGGGCTGCAGCAGGTACTTCTCTTCATTCCTTGACTCATCCGCATCAGAAACTGGGCTTGTCTTGGGACATGAAGGGGTCCTGCAGGCTTTGCAGAGGATAAGgaagaggatgaggatgagCAACGCGATGACACAGTTAAAAGAAATTGCCACAATCGCTCCGGTGGAGAGAGCAGCCCCCATGGCCACTGTCCCACAGGAGTAAATGAGGCCCACAGCTCAGTCTCACACTTGGGATGCCAGTGCAGCCTCCACCTGCCGGCATTggcaggggacagaggggacagcagtggTGCCAGCGGTGGGATGGATATGGGGGCCcggcaggcagcaggacagcGTCACCCCGTCAGTTTGTCCGCTCACAGCTGTGTCCCGCTGCACCGCACAGCTGGGAAGGATCGGTGACAGCTTCCTCTCGGCTCCCCCTCCTCCAGCAGGGCAGTGAGGACACAGGGatccctcttctccttcctgGAACAGAGGAAATCACCATCACCACGGGCACGAGGGGACAGGCTGTGTGAACTGCTAGGTGGGTTGTGAGGGTGCCAAGGGGCAGCGACCCCAGAGTCCAAGAGGCTCCAATGGAGTTTGGAGGCTGCAACAGCTTCTCCAAGGTTCGGGAGACCTTTCCAGCACCCCAGGTTCTGGCTGTCGTCCCCATCCCCTGCGAGAGCCACCAAGCTGGAGGTGTCCCCAGTGGGAGACCCATCACCTCATACCGAACCAAACCCACCTCTGGGTGCTCCCCTGGGTGATTTGGGGCAGCCTTGGCCAAGCTCCTATCCCGTCTCCACCctccagctgcttttcctgccGCCGGGACTGCGCTGCGAGGTCCCGCACCACGAGCGGGGCCAGTGGACGGGTGGCAGCAGGTGGGGGCCAGTGCAGCCCCCTCTGCTCTTCTTAGCGGGGTCGGGCAGAGACCCGTCCCGGTGCCTCCGACTCCTCGCCCGCCGCGGAGCAGGACACCCGCGGAGCCCTCGACACCGGGGAACAACAGGTCCCGCCAACTCCGCCCTCCTGCCGCCGGGCCCCTGCGTTACCCACCTGCCTCCGTTTCGCCCCGGGAGCCGCCGGGACCCCGGTGCCGGCGGGAGGAGTTGCTGGGGCCGGGCGCGGAGCGGGGTCCCGGGGCGCTGTGCGGTGCGAGGTGTGTGCGGTGCGTGAGCAATGCGTGCGGGGTGTGCGGGGTGCGCGGGGTGCGCGGCCCCGCACCCGTCGCGGTCCCACCCGTGGGTGCCGCAGCCCCGCGCGCCGCCCGCGCCCTCCCGCCGGCACCGGGGGGCGGGGCCCGCGCgcgccccgcccccgccccgccccaccATTGgcggccgccccgccgcgcGCCGCGCGCCATTGGCCGAGCGCCCGGTCGGGGACACGCCCCCTCGCGCGGCGCCCACGTGAGCGGCGAGGGAACAACGCTGGGCAGCGCGCGCTCTGCCggcacggacacggacacggacacggacacggaccCTGGCACTGACCCTGGCACTGACCCCGGGTACTGACCCTGGCACTGACCCTGGCACTGACCCCGGGTACTGATCCCTGTACTGGCTCTGTATTGACACTGGTTCTGACTCAGATACTGACCCCCTTACTGCCCTGGTACTGCCCCGGTACAGACTCGGCACTGACCCCGGCACTGCCCCCGACATTGCCTGTACTGTCCCGGTACAGACTCTGTACTGACCTCGGTGCTGCCCGTACTGCTCTGCTGGTCGTGGCCCGGTACTGCCGGTATTGCCGGTACTGACCCTGCTGCCCTCCCGCTCCTGCCGGTGCAGCCCTGGCCTGTACCTCCCTGCCTGCCCGGGGACTCCCGCCTGGCTGTCCCGCGGCTGCCTGTCGTGCCcccgtgcacacacacacacgtgcacacacacgtgcacatggacacacacatgCTCCTGGGCCCGAGCATACCAGGGTTTGAGGATGGTGAGCATGGACttgccagagctgggctgggggcccCGCGGGGTCATAAGGGCTACAGGCAGGCAGGGGTAGGCACGGGCACCACAACCCATGGAGGTGAAGGAACAAGACATTTAGGGGTGTTCCATACCTGGGAATCTGGGCAGTGTCAGCctcaccagccctgggcacagacacaTCACTCACCAAACTTCCACCTTCCTTCCACACGGCACTGGAGCCACACACGCTGGTGTGGGGCATCACCCCAGAGGGGGAACACCTGGTGAAGGACACCCAGGGGCACTGGCTGAGGGCCACACAAGGAGGTGGTTCCTGGAGATCCCCACGACTCAGGTCTCAGCACCTGCAGTTGGTCTGAAAAGCCAAGCCCAGGCCCCACATCCGTCTGGTGACAGACACACAGCGGTGACACAGGGGGACCCACAGCAGCCTCTCAGCGGGAACCTGTCCAGCTGGGCAGCCCCGCCTGGTGTGTTGCACCAGGGAAAAGAGGCAGCTGGATGAAGAATGGGTGAGAAGGGCAGACCTGCAAGACAGCTGGGACCAAGCCTGGCTCAAGAACTCACAGGTGGGAAGGCCGGGTAATGCTCAATCCTGACAGGAGAGCCACCAAGTCAGCCGAGGATAACTCAAaggatgaaacaaaaataacaatcactttgCAGCAGCTTTGATGAGGAGGCGTTAAAGGCGCCTCCGCCACGAGGGAGGCTCACACAGGCTGCCCGAGGGCCGGCTCTCAGACTCCCCACTAAGCGGGTGTTTTGAGTAAACAAACACAGGCACATTGCCCGTTGAAATGTCAGAACCAATCAGATCAGACACTGGAGCATCTTCCGTGGCATTTATGGCTAATCTGCTAATTAGTCAAGAAAAGCAGTCTCCTCCTTATAtgtgagggagcagcagcaggaacagcaccaGGATAAGCCGGATTAACTCTGTCCTGTCCCCAGGCTGCACCTGGCATGGAACAGCAGACAGGTCCGAGTTTCCCTGCCTACCTCCAGGTCCAGGGACAATGGTGGGGTAGGAAGCAGTGAGACCACCACGAGAAAGGCAGGAAGAGGCACGTGCACCTGGCACTGTCCTGGCTCCTGCTGGATGCTCAGCCTGTGACAAAGCTCATGCTGATGCAAGGCAGGTGAAATCTTGTCTGTGAAGGCACTGGGTGGCACAAGTAACACACCACGCCTCCCCTGACCTCCGATTTAGGCAAAATCTCTTCTTTAAATGCTTGTGTTGTTACCCACTGACTGATAACACAGAGCATTGGGCCCAGCTGGAGCTCACTACAAACGCAGGAACATGGGAAGGGTGtgcaggacaggcagagctCAGGACACGGTGTGAGCAGGGGTTGTTCTGGTGAGATCTGAGTCTATCACAGGGAACAGCACTTCCCTCCTGACCACCTACCTACCAGAGCTACTCCAGAAGGGAAACTATTGCCTAAGAAAAGACGATCAATCCTTTGCATTGCTCAGCAAAGTCTAGAATGAGTCTTTTTGAGACTGCAGTTCTTGTCAGCttgaaatagcaaaaaaaattagcaaaaagttttccagaaaaaaacccatcatgTTGACCTGTTTTGGATACTAAAGGAGGTTAGTATTTGAATATTAAGCTACTCCCCTCAGATCAGGGTCCATTTGCAGTCAGGAGATGCACAAATGTGGCGCTGTGGGAGAGCTGAAAGAGCAGCTTCAGCCACAGCTCCACCACCAATGCTCACAGGGTGACCTCCAGTGGGACGAGGAAGACATGACAGATTTCCAAGttacaagaaaataaactttattttgAACCCACTTTTGTGCATTATCAAGGAGCAGTAAGGGGAAACAACATTATCCTTTGGAGCTGCCCATTACCAccaccccagggcagctgctcagccacaggATTTTGGCCTGGTTATGACACAAGTGCTGCCACTTTGGCAGAGAGACGAGACCATCGGCTCCACAGAGCCACAGTGGGCCAGGAAGGGAGCGACGTGCACATGATGGCAGACGGAGCAGTACCCCTGCAGCCCTACATTCAATCCCCCAACAGGCTCAGCAGATGGACTCTGAAGCACAGAAGTGGCCAAGGCAGCCCTGTGTCCTGCTGTCTGTCCACTCATGAGCCCTGGTgatggcagcaggagccagggaaTTCATCAGGTCCAATCTCCTCCTTGTACCTGCCACAGaggctgctgcacccccaggcagctgagatctggcTGGGCAGCCCTTCACCTGTGCTCCCTGACAGGACACCACAGTCCTTGCTCAAGCAGAGGTGAGTCCCATCTTCCCTGACCCACTGCAGAGTACGGCCTGGCAGCCTTTGGCAACGGAACTCATCAGGACACAGTCTGAGACAGCCACAACACACGCAGTTCGGGGAGACCTGCGCGCTTGACACGTGTGAGCAGCAGGTTTGAGCAGCACCTGGTTGGTGTCTGCAGCCCCCAGCCCGGCTGGTGCCTCAGGGCTCTCCCGGCGCGCAGGTGCTTCCCTGTGCTCAGGGCGCTCCCGGCGCGGCCCCTGCGGAGCGCCGGTGCTTCCCTGTGCTCAGGGCGCTCCCGGCGCGGCCCCTGCGGAGCGCCGGTGCTTCCCTGTGCTCAGGGCGCTCCCGGCGCGGCCCCTGCGGAGCGCCGGtgcttccctgtgctgcccacgCCCCGGCCCCCACCCTGCTTCCTCTTCATCTGGCCCTGCGACTCCGCTCGCAGCGTCTCAGTCCAGAAGGCATCAAAGGATCCTGGAGCTTGGTATCCCGGCTCCTGAGGGTCCAGGGGGTCTTtgctgagcaggacacagatgGCAGGAATGTTCCTCTTCACTGTCAAGGCATCGAGGCCGGCCTCAGGCACAATGGGCTCCCAGATCTCCTCGATCTGTCTGAAGAGCACTTTGGTGATCTGGTGCAGCTCCTTGAGCCGTCGCTTCATGATTTCCACACAGGTGATGGTCTTGCTCACGGCCTTGCCTGAGCCAGTGAAGAGAATCTGCCTCACACACTCCTGCTCCATCTTGCTCATGGCATAGCCCATCAGATTCCTGATTTTGCTCCCGTCCTTCACCTTCATTTCAGTGATATCAGTGGCCAGGTCAGTGAAAGGAAGAGGACAAGGTTTCTCCACGATTTTGGTCTTCTTATAGTTCTCCATTCTGCAGTGCTGAAAGGGCAAACAGACTTGTGAACACAAGTTCCCACTGTAATTGTTGCACAAGGAAATTCTCACCATCATTAGCTACAACCTTTCCTCTAAAGGATACTCTGAAAGCCATATCCAAAAGATTAGCCCAGTCCTTATTAGGATGCACCTCCAACACGAACACTGCCACAGGGAGCCCTGGCAGAGAGGCAGTGAAAGGGGCAGAGCTAGTGGTGCTGGCCTAAACAGGACAAGTAGAAAACACAGGATGCATCTCAGGAGAAGGCAGAACAAATGAGTGAGCTGTGGTTACTGGGAACAGAAGCCAGGGCGATGCTGCCACGGCTGCACCCCATGGCCTGCACAAGGCCGTCACCCCATGAACTTGGGCACAGCCCAACTGCAGCACCTCGTGTGTGGCACAGAAACGGGGTCGTGGACTCTGGTCAGTGCAGGTGAGGGTGTAGCAGTTCATGTTACAGGGCAGAAGGCAagccaggggctgcaggaacagTTTTCTcgaaggaaagaaaaaggtccAGTCTCACACTCCCGTCTCTCAAGGCAGGCCCCATCcgcctgccctgtgcagggcactgccctttCCCACCACACACACTGCTCAAGGTATTTAAGTaggcagcccctcagcccccgCTCCGGACCCTGAGAGCACAGGAGGCCCTCAGCCTCACCCCCACCGGCACATGGGGGCCCGGCGGGCCAGGCCGCAGCCCAGGGGCCCGCGGAGAGCCGGGGTGCCGCGGTGGGATGCAGGGCTGACCCGGCGGGATATGAGATGTCCCTGTGGGACACGGGACGTCCCTGTGGGATGAGAGACATGCCGGCCCCTCACTCACCTGCGCCCGCCTCAGCGTGGCCTTCCCCTCAAGATGGCGCCCGACGCGCAGGCGCGGGGTGTGTGGGCGGAGCTCCGATAAGAGACCCCGCCCATCTACGTGAGCTTATGGGCGGGGCTACTCGTGGGTCACGCCCACTCTTGGGATGCAGTGGCGGGGGGCAGCTCCCGCTCTCCCTGGTCCTGTTCCCGTTCTCCTTGGCCAGCTCCCGTTCTGCTTGGGCAGCTCccgttttccctgggcagctcccgTTCTCCCCGGGCAGCTCCCGTTCTCCTTGGGCAGCTCccgctctccctgggcagctcccgTTCTCCTCGGGCAGCTCCCGTTCTCCCCGGGCAGCTCCCGTTCTCCCCGGGCAGCTCCCGTTCTCCCCGGGCAGCTCCCGTTCTCCTTGGGCAGCTCCCGTTCTCCTTGGGCAGCTCCCGTTCTCCTTGGGCAGCTCCCGTTCTCCTTGGGCAGCTCccgctctccctgggcagctcccgTTCTCCTCGGGCAGCTCCCGTTCTCCCCGGGCAGCTCCCGTTCTCCCGAGCGGCTCCCGTTCTCCCTAGTCAACTCATTTTGCCGAGCAGCTCCCGCTCTCCCGGACAAGCTCCAGTTTTCCGTAGCAGCTCCAGCCCTCCGTGGCACCGGGCACAGACGGTGTTATCGTGCACGCCCAGACAAAGGTGCCAGTGAGCGCCAGAAGTCCCAGCTCCCAAGAGTACCGGAGCTTCCCAGGCACTTGGAGCCTGCCAGGGgggtttctgcagagctgcagccctgccgTGGTGTGCCGGTGGGTGAGCTCGCTGAGCAGGGACAGTACAAGGGCAGGAAAGCTCCTCCTGACTTTCCTGCTGGGATCCTGCCCAGACCTGCAGGATTCCCAGGTCACACACAGCTGTTCGGGGTCTCACCAAGCTGAAGGGTTTGAGACCCTTCCAATAGCGTGGCCTCAAACTGAGAAACTCCAGGCTATGCCCAGACCAGGCAAGGCACAGCCTATGCTCCTCACTGAAAAGCGAGTCAGACCAGGTCCTGGCCTGCAGCAGCCACTTGGAAGGCAGAGGCAGGATAAAGGCAAAAGCCACTGCCTTCTCTCAGCAAAGGGATGGGAGAACGGCCTGCAGGAAAAGCTCCACGAGGCCAGATtcccctgggcacaggcagctcaCACCAACAGGAAGAGTGTGTGCCACAACCTATGGAAGGCTGTGGGAATGGAAGGGATTTACCTGCCCTTGGCCCAAGGCTGACAAAAGCACCAGCCATCTCCTGCAGACTGCCCCACCACTGCCTGGGGGAAACGCCCCAGTCTGTGCCAGAGCACTCCTTACAcccagggagagagagagagacaaccCAGTCAGCATTCCAGGACTTTACTATGGTCCACAGTAAGAGCAGAAAGGGACTTCTAAATAAGTTACAAACCAAAGCACTTTTCAGGAGAGTGCAAGATTTGCAACAGTGGCATGTTAAGGAGCAGTATCACTTGGATTCAGGGCTCACACAGCTtggagcagagc
This region of Pithys albifrons albifrons isolate INPA30051 chromosome Z, PitAlb_v1, whole genome shotgun sequence genomic DNA includes:
- the ENHO gene encoding adropin, which codes for MGAALSTGAIVAISFNCVIALLILILFLILCKACRTPSCPKTSPVSDADESRNEEKYLLQP
- the RPP25L gene encoding ribonuclease P protein subunit p25-like protein, which gives rise to MENYKKTKIVEKPCPLPFTDLATDITEMKVKDGSKIRNLMGYAMSKMEQECVRQILFTGSGKAVSKTITCVEIMKRRLKELHQITKVLFRQIEEIWEPIVPEAGLDALTVKRNIPAICVLLSKDPLDPQEPGYQAPGSFDAFWTETLRAESQGQMKRKQGGGRGVGSTGKHRRSAGAAPGAP